The DNA region ATGATGAAAGATTTACTATACCAATCAGTTTGGAAGAGTTGCTCTTTCAAACagtgtgtttatttttttatccctgagaaaattaaaattttagtatcttaattataaaaagaaaatagatacTAGTTATTTACTTTCTTCCATTTTGTTACTACTTTGACTTACGCCTCATTTCTGAACCCAACAAACCAGAAACAAAAAGAaacttaaacaacaacaacaacaacaaaaaacccagtgtATTCCTACAAgtagggtctagggagggtaatgCGTGcttagaccttacccctaccttgtgaaggtagagaggtttttaccgatagaccctcgactcaaggaaTAGTGAAAATAAAACAAACACTTACAACAACAAGGTAATAAGATAACGGAAGCAAACCACAATGTGTAATAATAAATATCcaagaataagaaaatacaagaatacTACTAATACTACTGGTAAGACTAGGAGAAACGCTCATGTCAACCTTcaaccctaattctcgacctcgtCACCTTCCTATCGAGAGTCATGTTCTTTGCAAGCTGAAGCAATGgcatatcctgcctaatcacccCTCCCCCGTACTTCTTTGGCCTACATCTATCCCTCCTCAGACCCGCCATgatcaacctctcacaccttctAACCGGGGCATCTATGTTTCTCCTCTTcgcatgcccgaaccatctcagcctcgattcCCGCTACTTTTCCTCCACAGGGGCCACTCtcaccttgtccctaataacttctttcctagttttatcattcctggtatgcccacacatccatctcaacatcctggATGTGCTACTTTCAACTTCTGGACGTGGGATTTCTTGACGGGCCAATACTTAGCCCCATACAATATAGTCGATCTAACCACCAATTTAtagaacttgcccttaagtcTTGGTggtacattcttatcacacaaaacaccagatgtgaacctccatttcatccaccccgctccaatacgatgtgtaacatcctcgtcaatctctctGTTGCCTTGGATTACAGACCCAAGATATTTGAAACTATCTCTCTTGGGGATTACTTGTGTATCAAGCTTCACTTCCAATTATGCTTCATGCGCCCATCACTGAACTTGCATTCTAAGTATTCTGTTTTcgacctactcaacttgaaatcttTGAAATCTTTGGACTCCAGGGTCAATCAGCACTATGTCAtttgcaaataacatacaccatggcacctccccttggatgtgtcgCGTCAGCACATCCATCGCCGGGGCAAGAAACTTAAATCATAAAAAGAACTGTTGAGTAAGTTTTAGATCAAATTTTAACAATCAGGACTAATATTTTCGAATCAAAATTTCACAAAGTATGAATAAGTTTTCTTTTTAGTATTCCACGAGATTTATGATATCTAGTATATCATGGAACTTTCGTTTTGTTATGTCTTCCCCCAGAATTTCTACTTCAGGGTAAAACCCAGTTGTGTCTTATCTCAACCCACAAccgccccgccccgccccgccccaCTTTAGATTCTAAGAAGATTTGTTCCAACCCGTGCCACCCTACACCCGCTTAAGCTGTAAATTGCACCGCACCGCACCGCATAGGCTGTAACTGACCCCGCACCCACATCGCTCCATTGCCATACCTATTCTTCGATTAACAAAATCTTTAACATTTTTGGCTTAAACTACTAGCAAAAGCTTGACGCTTTTCTACGTTTTTCACCTTTAGAAACAGTGAATCTTTTCCTGGTTTTGTTCTCTTTTTATGTATTGATTAATATATCCAGACATGATATATTCTCCATTTCAGTCAAATtatgttgttgattgttgattaccTAGGGAAGAGATAGCTATTGGATGATGACCCAGACCATATGTAGATTGACGGCATGATTTAGTAGATCATTGACCTAAGTTGGGCAAAAATCTTATACTTTGCAAATAACTGATTGGTGCTCTCGCCTTAACAACGAGCCGAGAGCTAATGGTTGTTGGTTGCTACTACTATAGTAAGAAAATAAACTGAAAAGCCTTGTGCAGGATGTGCAATGCATATCTTCCAAGTTATTGAACACCTTTCTTGCCTTTGTCTTGTTCAGCTACTTCAAGATTTTCTTTACAAAAATTATTGAGGATTACTTGATTTTTTTTCTGAATATGCAAATAGTGTCTTCAGAGGATTTGTCTTTGAAAGCCTCTAATGTATTAAGATAATGTTACAGGGGCAAAATGGAAGCCATTTTGAACCAAGGGCTGTTCCACCCCCTCTACCAAAGAAGTGTGACTGGGAGATTGATCCTGCTGAGCTGGACTTCTCAAATTCTGTAATCATTGGAAAGGTATGATTGGCTATGTTAGAAGTGACTGCTAATAAGCTTGTTGGAGGTTAAATTGAAGTCTGTTTAAGCTGTCTTATCCAGTGTCTTTTCAAATGAATTGACAACTGTAGTGTAAAAGATTAGCAATTCTTGCACTTCTTTTTTGTGTTATTTAAATAAAAGCTTTTTACCTCTGTGTTGTTCGCCTTTTCTGAAGAGGTTTATCCAAAAACATAAGAGCAATTGAAGCTGAGTTTGTGATGGTTAAGCTAGTACTTGTTCTGTGGAGTGTTGTCGAATGAAAAATCTCAACTGTGTTAAGCTTTCTAATTAAAAATATGTGAATGATTATATAGAATATAATTAGTTTTGCAATGTGTTTAGCATTTCATTACATTCCAAAGTAGAAAGTGTCTCATAATCAGGAAAGACGGACCATTTTTTGTGTTTGGGGCTGTCAGCCGAGGTGTTTTTTGATTGGCGCTTTCCTTTAGTAATTTTATATTCTGTCTATAGTTAAGAACTGTATGAGAATTCTATTTCCTTTGTTAACCTTAATATGCAGCTATCATATTCCTGGGCCTACCCACAAGAAAAGGAAGGGGCAGTCTCTGGTGCGAAGTTGGCTGTCCATTTTGCTTCAAACCGTTTTATCttattaactatttttttatACTGTCGTGTTTTATTCTAATTGCTTAATCTGCTTCTTATCCTGGTCAAAGATTTACCAGTGAGGTTGCTATTTATGTATCTAATATGGAAGCTGATATGGATAGGGGTCTTTTGGTGAGATATTAAAAGCTTGCTGGCGTGGAACACCTGTAGCTGTTAAACGCATCCTCCCAAACCTTTCAGATGATCGATTGGTGATGTAAGTTTCCTTGAGGGGTTAGCACTACAATATCCTCTATATATGATTTTGGTTTGTTGTGCTGTCATTAAAtcttaccttatcaaaaaaaatgtGTTGTGCTATCTGCTATTGTTGTCaagtttcacaattttttttcttttttgggttgGTTGTGGGGCGGGGGGTGGGGAAGGAGGATGGGAACTTATTTGGTCTCCTATGTTATATTTAGACCTTTAAAGCTTTCCATGTCCTTGACCAAAACAATAATATTAACAAGAAGATGCTGCTTTTGGAAACAAGTCACATCCTCTAATGGTCAATCAATCATAGCATATTTGCAAAGAAAAAGGTTTCTATATACTCTGCTAATATTGTAAGCAGAACCGAAATTAAAGTGGATCAAGAAGCTTTATATGTTACCTAAGGCTGTCAACATTCCCAATTCACAATTGTTTCTCTTTAAGCTTGATACAGATTTATATAATTTTAGAAGTAGGCTGTTACTTAGGCCCTCTGCAGTTGattaatttttgatattttactattttatgggtTCTGCCTGATTTAATTCCTTTCTTGCAGTCAGGATTTCAGGCATGAGGTAAATTTGTTGGTGAAGCTCCGTCATCCAAATATAGTGCAATTTCTTGGAGCTGTTACTGAGAAAAAACCCTTAATGTTAATAACTGAATACTTAAGGGGGGTATGTGGTTACCTTTTTTCCCTATATTTTGAAGTGAACattgaagtattttctttatattatgAAGTACCTGTGCTGATTTGGTGCATATATTGTTGTAGGGTGATCTGCATCAGCACCTTAAGGAAAAAGGTGCTCTTAGTCCATCGACAGCAATCAATTTTGCTATGGATATAGCAAGGTAGTTGGATATAGCACTCCATACTtcattttccttgaaaaactcaaAATTCTCTTGATGTTTTCTGATTCTTGAAACTCATGCGTGCTATGTTTTGAGTTGCCTATCTGTCCCGACTGATGTGCTCAGCATGATTGATGGACTAAATGTCACTCGGTCTGTTGCGATTTACCTTCTGTCTAAAACTCATATTATTCACAGTTAGCTGGTCTGTTGAACTTTTTGTTGGGGAAATGCAAAAAGTGCATCCAGAAAATGGTCCTGATGACGTGAACAAGTTACTATACTCTCAGTAGCTCTTTCTGACCTGTGGCATAGCTTCTGTGATTTTCGTCTTCTCGTCATACCATTTTATGAGAAATGTTGTTGTTATCTGGCATTTTAGCCCAAGATTGCAATGCCGGGTTTTCTATAAAAAAGGAATAGCAATGCATAGTTTACTTATGTTATGTTTGATGTTTCTGTGGGCAGAGGCATGACTTATCTTCACAATGAGCCAAATGTTATAATCCACAGAGATCTAAAGCCCAGGTCTGTTTTTCTCTCAACATGGTTCTGCTATATGTTACATGTTGCTATTCACCTAGGGGGATCTTATTGTTTAATGAGAATGATGCTACCTTTTTATTGTTATGATTCAATTAGCTTTAGTGCTGAATGTGTCAGTGTTTCTAGGAATGTTCTTCTAGTCAACTCCAATGCTGACCATTTGAAAGTTGGAGACTTTGGATTAAGCAAACTAATCAGGGTTCAGAACTCCCATGATGTTTATAAAATGACTGGGGAGACGGGGAGCTGTAAGTGGCAATTTCATATTCCTCCCTCGAATGATTGACATATTCTTTCAAATGTGTTATTTATTTGTGATATCTTCTTCTATAATCGAAAAATAGATCGCTATATGGCCCCTGAAGTTTTCAAGCACCGGAAATATGACAAGAAAGTCGATGTGTTCTCTTTCGCAATGATCTTATATGAGGTAATTATCACTTTTGGGCTCTGCCTGTTAGGATTAGGTATAACATGATCGATGAAACAAATAACTGGTCAACGAATTTTCTACTGGTGCAGATGCTAGAAGGTGATCCACCATTATCCCACTATGAACCATATGAAGCAGCCAAGTACGTGGCAGAAGGACACAGACCTATTTTCAGGGTAAAAGGTTTTACCCCAGAATTGAAAGAGTAAGTGCAAACTGGATCTTGATACTCCCACTTTTGAAGCATATATTTTTAGCTATGTATGACTCAATGAATAAATTAATGGATAGGGTGGGGTTACAACATTGACAAATGTGGCACAGTTAGAAGATGGCTATAATATCGCAGGAGCACAGTGCAGTAGCTGGGTGTATTGAAAGCATTTATAGGTATTAATGCATGGTAAAGATTCTGGTAGGGGTGGAATAATGGGGATTGCCAAAACTGAGATTACTTGCTGTGAAGTTCCTCTTTCAGTGAGCTGTAGGCATCCTAACTGCAGAGAAAATAGAAATAACTATGAAGGAGAGTAACTACTGAAGCAACATAAGCAGCACGTTAAAGTTCTTTGTTATCAGACTTGATCAGCAAATTTTCTTTGCCATTAGAGCATGGGAAAATTATCCTATGGTTTAGAGAAGAGATCATTCTAGATTAAAATGATGGAACTGTGTGCAAATATCTGCAGAGTGGGCTTTGATAAATAGAGATGTCCATATCAATTTGGTCCACATGTTTTGGGATGGGCTTTGGAATAAAAAGGAGAAACCGCCACCGGTGTGAGATCAtggttttagttttttttatttattattattattatttacacatCCACTGATATGACAATTATGTAGAAGCATCTATTAGATCTCTTGTGAAGTGAAACATGAGAAATATTTTTTCGTCCTCTTGCGACCTTAAGGCTTCAAATATGCACTGCAAGGTTTATTTCTTTTGACTATTTGCCAAGACAAAAAGATGGTGGTCAGGGCTTTGTTTTGCTAAATCCAGCTAATTTTTTGCAGGTTGGTGGAGCAGTGTTGGGCACCAGATATGAACCAGAGACCTTCATTTTTGGAGATCCTAAAAAGACTTGAAAAAATTAAAGAAGCTttaccctcagagcatcattggCACATTTTCAATTCATGACATCAAATCCAAGAGTTGACCCATGTTGAGTTGAATCCTCCCATCAAACTTGCTTTTGAAATTGATATGTTCGTATGATTGTGCATAGGATCAACTGGCTAGGGTCTGCAAAAACTGTTGCTGTACCAATTCTTTATGCCCCACTCGACGTTCCAGCTATGGTCGTTGTAGATTTGTTCAACGTATTTCCTGAATATACCCAAATAGAACTGTGTGGTCAATAGACCTGTAACAAAATTTATTAGTTCTGATTGTCAGATTTTCTATCCTCAATCCatctgtatttttattttttttaaattcccaGTTGTGTACTTGAAAATGAACGTAGCAACTGTATTCTGTTTTTACCCTTATACTCTTTGGTTAAATGATAAAACTCAAGACGATTCTGATAGGAAATTCATACTTTATTATAGCTTACAGACCACCGGTCCTAAGCAAAGCTGAAAATGTCTTGTGAgcaaagaagttaaaaagaattcACTGATTTATCTATTCACCCATTCATTCTTCTTCTATAGAAAGAGTTACTTCTTAAATTGCTTGCATTGACAGTTAATGTATTTCTTCTATTTCTAAGCGTGTTTTGTTCCCAGTCCAACTATTAGATTTGTCAATTCCTCAGCTGCGGAAAGGGTAAAGAGCAATAATACACTCTCCATCCCATTTTATATGAAGGTgaagtttaaaaagaaaaaaaaaatttaaacttgTGATAGTAAACATGCAACTACAATTAtgtcatcaacaataaaatgaaaaatttaaaattaaattatttttaaatgtaGAAATGTGCTATGCTCTTCGACAGATAAAGAGGACAGTGTCACATAAAATGGGACAAATCTCAGTAATAAATAAGAAAACACGAGCATGGCAGTGCCAACTTCATTGACAATCCAACTCTCTCTCACAATTAACTCAAAACATTGTATTCCCTCTTCAACTGTAATCTATGGAAAATTCTACACATACATGGAGTACTATAAGCTAGCATAAAAATATTAGATAAGCTTTTTCTTTTCGAAAAAGGTCTTCAAATGCCACAACTGCAACCATGCCACAGATAAACATATTAAGATTGACAAGCCAGTCATCCAAGCCATTTTGGAGTTGGTGGATCTGTTCAGTTCCTGCATTTCAGCTTCCCTACAAACGTGCGGAAAAATTATCAAGCTTATGTTCATGAGGATTGTAGTTAAATGTAACAAGATTGCTTTAAATGATATGTTCATGAGGATTGTTAACGAAGGATAAACTCACCTTTCACGGAGAAAAAACATCTCATCGTGGATGGCTTGAACATTTTCATACATCTTCTTTAGTTCAAATTCCATTACCTATTAAGATGACAAGATGAAAGAGCATTACATTAGTTTCATCTCAAAACTCCTAAAAGGTGCAGTCATGAAATTCATCGTCAACAAAAAACATGCTCTCTCTTCCCCACAACTCTCCGTTCTTCCCTAATTACCACCTTCAGAAGCCCCTTCGTCTCAGGCACAAAGTTAATATAACTGAACATTTGAAATGTGAGCAAAAGTTTCTGCCGACAATCTCTTTCTTGTATTATAACTGCAGATCACTTTTACTGCGTTTAAATGAAAGATACAAACCAATACCAAATGTGTCCCCTAAAGATTCTTAGTTTTATATCAAGAGCAAGAGGAGCTTTAAGCAATCAAACAGATATAAAGTACGTGCCATCACAAAAATGTAACAGGAAACCCCATATGCATTTCACAAGTGATGAACAGATCCACAAGCCCATAATCTTCTATCTCAAGGTTGATATGCATTGTGAACATATCAACTTTAGAAAGTGGAACATAGCATAAGACTGCTCCAAATAATTCACTTTATGTAGTGATACTTCAACTCAAACATCTATCCAGGTGAAGAGTATCTGCTTCTTTAAAATATTAGTATAAATGAATAATAAAGTTCACCATCAGCATTATGCTGTAGAGGACAAGCTAACAAAAGGTTTGCGGCACAAACTTCTGTGTCGGTTGAGAAGAATTATGCTGCTGTCCAGTAAATTAAAGCCTAAAGTCCACGATTTCAAAGTCCATAGAGCTACGAAAATCTAAGCTAAACAGTATTTTCCTGTCATGAATGTAATTAAAAatgtaattaaaaatagaaaagcGTTGAGAATGCcatgaattttgttttattttcgttTTATTTTTTGTGGTGTGAAATAATTTGTTAAGTCTTAAACAATGCAAATTCCAAGTATACAGCCACACTTGCCAGAAAATAGAAATACACTCCGAATCCATAAGAAAGACTCAACAATCAGCCTATGAATGTGTTCTATATCTACATGTATGCTATCATAGAACAGCGCCTGTTGCATCTGATTTTACAGCAGTTTATTTTCCTTCTCTCCATTTGGATCCGTCCAAATTTAAAACTCATTCATACAAAAGGCAATACTACCTTTTTCTTAAATAAGTATGCCGAAAGGAGCAATTATTAAAAACAGAAAGATAAAGAGACCATAAAATACACGTCAGACATGAGTTACTTGCATGACGCTCTAACAAGGAAATTCTTGTTCTTACAACTCCCTCTCTCTGAGACACACAAAAACCCATACAAGGTGTACTGAAGCTTTAATTGAGTTCACAAACCTGATCCCAAGATTCTCTTTATTTTTGGTATAGAAACAGAAGACTCTTGACTATTgttcaaaacaaagaaaagtgAAGGAATCTTAATTAATAATAACGGAATGCAGAAAAATTTAATTGCAAATACGAAGAgaattcatgaaaaatatttttttgaagagAATACCCCTTGTTATCCGTATAGTGTTTCCAAGAACCAAATCCATAACACTTATGGAAGCACGCATCCTTTCATCTACCTCTCTTGAGGATTGAGCCATAGGCTGTAAGGTATTAAAATTCTAGTGACGTGGTTTTATTTCACTACCTCTTTTGATGACAGACTGACCTGAAACTAAAATGAAATTTACTAAGAGCCTAATGGCCTTGTAGGCTTTTTATTCTTTTACTGAAAGTAACAAGAATTTGGCAATAATACCCGCCTTATCCGAGTCAGGCCTTCATAGGGGTAAAATGTTTATAGCCTATTCTCCCTTCTATTCTATTCCGGAGGAAAATAGAAGTGCTTACAACATCATTTGCTATAGCAGATTCTCCAGCAAAAGCAGTAGACACTAACTCCTAAAGTTCATGCTGACATGCATGCAGCAACATGAATCTCATTATATGCGCAAACAAATGCACAGTACATTAATACCTTGATTAAAATGTGAGATGATAAATCTATTAGCACTTTTTTTGGCATCCTATTGGTTTTAAAAGCCATTCATTCAATTGAAGTTCGTTCCATGTCACCTCTTTCTACAAAGAGTTTCATCTAGTAGAGATTCCACTATTGAGGGCATTAATCATTAATGGGGTGAGAAGGGCTCGAACTCTCTTTTtctcaatcaaaaaaaaaagaggggctGCAACTCTTGACCACATATCGGAAGCTATGAGCCACATGCAGTAGTCAACTGAATATCACCCCTCGAAGGAGATCGAGGAACTCGAGGGTGACATCGCGGTGCTGCTCAACGCGGATGAGGACCGCAACAAGCGCATTTATGCAATAGAGGCAAGATGATGGAGGCAATTACCACCGTGCAAGCACAGATCAATGTTCTGAAGGCAACTaataaattgcttttattttttttcttatccaAAAAACTAATTGTAAATCGATAAGCGCGAAGAATTGTTCTTAATAAAGGGAACTGAAAGTATATCACTTCATAAGACGTTCCCAAATTCTGGTATATAACAACTATTGTTAATTCTAAAAAAGTTGGAATCAGCTATACACTACCTTATCTATCAAAAAATTGAAAGCCTTCAAACTAAACAGCATCcataattttcatgttttcttctcATGGAAAGGTGACAACAGCAAATGGTTGGCTTGAACTAATGATGTGGTCTATGAGACTTCTCGAGTGCAATTTTTTGTAGAACGGTCTATCATGCACAAGGGATGCTTATGAGCTATACAAAGTTCCAGTCTAGGGCTATTTCTCATTAAACCTAAGGATGAGTACAAACTGCCATATCGTCTAGGCAAAAGCATATTCACCACAAGTATATGTGGAATTGAGAGAACTTCAGCAAAAGAAGAAAGCGGGCTTACTTCAACAGAGCCTTTCTTGGCAACATTTGTCCAATCCTTAGCAGCAAAACCAGTCTTCCAGTCAAAATCAAGGGTAACAGTTACAGGGGGCTTGTGATCAGCAGCAAAAAAGCAAGTCATATAATCCCCAGCTTCTGCAGTCTCAAAAGCAAAATGCCCTTCAGCAACATTGTCCGATTGGTGATAGGTATTTCCATATGTTGATGTCACCTAAATTACACATATCAGTTATTAGTTCATCTTCATCAAAAACCAGAAGAAGCATATTCACTTGAACATCAATCAAACATTTTTTTTACTAATACTTTACATACAGAGATTGAAGCATAGTTGATTGATTGGTAAATTCAAAATTGAAGCTTTACAAACTCCAGCATAAAATTCACAGTTCAAACCAAATTACACAGATCAAGTTATTAGTTCATCCAAACAAGAAAAAGCATTTTTTTATTGTTATAAACAAGAAAAAGCATAGTCAATTGAACAAGATAATCAATCAAACTAATTTTCACTAATACACTAAAACTCAATCTTTCACCATATTGGAATAACGAcgacaacaataacccagtaaaatcccacaagtggggatCTTTTCACCATATTGGAATGAAATGGAATAATACATTACAGAGATTGAAGCATAGTTGATTAATTGGTAAATTCAAAAATTGAATCTTTACAGCTCCAATTTACAGTTCTAACTAAAACATCAACATGTACAAAGCACTCTTGGTTATCCAAAAATTAACCGAAAGCTCAATTTTTTACCATAAAAAGatcaaacaaagaaaaaacaTTTGCTTAAATAgttaataaatcaattaaaattaaagTTTTATAACTCCAACATAAAATTCAGAGTTCTAACCAAAAAATCCAACAATTACAGACCATTCTTGGTTACCCAAAGATCAACAAAAGGACTCAAACTTAAACATAATAAGATCAAATAAATAAGACCCATTTGCTTAAATAGcaaataaatcaataaaattgaaTCTTTACAACTCCAGCATAAAATTCACAGTTCTAACCAATACATCCAACATGCACAAACCATTCACAATTCACAAAAAGACTCAAACTTTAACATAAGCAGATAAAATAAGGAGACCCCATTTGCTTAAATAGcaaataaatcaataaaattgaaTCTTTTACAACTCCAGCATAAAATTCAAAGTTCTAACCAATACATCCAACATGCACAAACCATTCACAATTCACAAAAAGACTCAAACTTTAACATAAACAGAAAAAATAATGAAACCCCATTTGCTTAAATAGCAAAAAACagtaacaagaaaaataaattaccCTGACTGTAACTTTGTGAGTATCAGGCAAAGGGTAACCTTCATTGGGATTAACAATATGGTATTTGCCTACAGTCATAGCATGGCTTTTGATGTCTTCAGCTATGCATTTAGTCTGACCAGATTGCAGATCAAATCTAAGGGAATTCACTTGGGTCGCTACAAACCCCAAAATTAGAACCAGAAATAACGTGTTGCTTCTCTGAATCATCATCCTACTGTTAGATTTTAGGAGGAAAAAAGAGAATGGAgtgaaattaaagaaataattgcTAGATTTTCAAGTGATGGTGGGGTTGGGAATGTTGGTCCAGAGAAGAGATTCAGATTGAGGGagaatattgttgttattattaaaaagaaaataaaggtttttttttttttttttgtgtctcCACGAGGGATTTCTGATCTACATCATATTTTTTtcgttttcattttttctttcttttaatttaatgtacaagaatctttttcttttcattaaaaaacaagaatttactAGTAATATAATTTTCAGTAGAGACTACTTCAAATTTAGATTTCTACTATATAAAGTATCTTAAAATTGCTTTTATTTATACTTAAGTCATCATAGTCTTGTTGTTAACAAACGATTTTGTATTTGTTGTTAGCTTAAAACATtagtgtttaccctaaaaaatggataacaattaaatttgtaagtgattttaaggatacatgtATTTATTCAATACAAACGGTAAAGATTGTTAGAATAAACAGATAAGAGATGTAATAAATTATCAAACCGCTTGAAAATAAGGAGATGATTCTGGACTCGAAGGCAACCTCA from Nicotiana tabacum cultivar K326 chromosome 24, ASM71507v2, whole genome shotgun sequence includes:
- the LOC107832665 gene encoding serine/threonine-protein kinase VIK encodes the protein MSGSEGSSGSAAGGGEAVAPVAASTEKKKEKSRVSKTSQILWHAHHNGAAAVRKLLEEDRTLVQARDYDNRTPLHVAALHGWIDVAKCLIDYGADVNAQDRWRNTPLADAEGAKKHGMIELLKTYGGLSYGQNGSHFEPRAVPPPLPKKCDWEIDPAELDFSNSVIIGKGSFGEILKACWRGTPVAVKRILPNLSDDRLVIQDFRHEVNLLVKLRHPNIVQFLGAVTEKKPLMLITEYLRGGDLHQHLKEKGALSPSTAINFAMDIARGMTYLHNEPNVIIHRDLKPRNVLLVNSNADHLKVGDFGLSKLIRVQNSHDVYKMTGETGSYRYMAPEVFKHRKYDKKVDVFSFAMILYEMLEGDPPLSHYEPYEAAKYVAEGHRPIFRVKGFTPELKELVEQCWAPDMNQRPSFLEILKRLEKIKEALPSEHHWHIFNS
- the LOC107832666 gene encoding transmembrane emp24 domain-containing protein p24delta9; translated protein: MMIQRSNTLFLVLILGFVATQVNSLRFDLQSGQTKCIAEDIKSHAMTVGKYHIVNPNEGYPLPDTHKVTVRVTSTYGNTYHQSDNVAEGHFAFETAEAGDYMTCFFAADHKPPVTVTLDFDWKTGFAAKDWTNVAKKGSVEVMEFELKKMYENVQAIHDEMFFLREREAEMQELNRSTNSKMAWMTGLSILICLSVAWLQLWHLKTFFEKKKLI